In the Methanothermobacter marburgensis str. Marburg genome, CAGGGTCCCTGAATACCTCACCCCCGAATTTCACGGGTCTGCTGTAGCGGGGGATGAAGTGCCAGTGAACCTCAGGGTCCGGGTTTTCAGACCTGAAAGCCGAATTTTTAAAGCAGCTCCAGTTGAAGAGGTCCGGTCCAAAAAGGTCGCCCACAGCGGATTCAAGCACCCTCACAACCACTGCAAAGTCAAGCCACTCATCATTGGTGACTTCAGAGAGGTTCCTGCATTTCCTCCGAAGTGCCACCACACAGGTTGCAAGGTAGCGCTGGCTCGGTGCAAGGTAAACAATCCATTTGTCTGTCCCGGCAATTTCACGGCCATAATAACCGTCAACCCCACAGTACTCACAGACCTGCACATGATCACCGCTAAAATCTATGGACAAGGTAATACTCAAGGTTTATATTAATCATTAAACCTAATTTATATGTATATGCAGCCCATGCCCAGTAACTGCACAGGTGGTTAAGATGGGGGAGCTTCGAAAATTTGTGACCGCTGAATTTGTTTTTGGAAACGGGGCCAGGTTCCTGGCAGGAAGATACGCCTCAAACCTCGGGGCCAGAAGGGTCCTCCTTGTAACAGACCATGGTATAATGAAAACCGGTCTCGTGGATGACGTTACACGTAGCCTCAGTGATGGGGGCCTTGATTATGTCATATTCAATGATGTAACACCAAACCCCCGTGACCACGAGGTCATGGAGGGTGCTGAGGTCTTTGATGCAGAGGAGTGCAACATGATCGTTGCACTGGGCGGCGGAAGCCCCATTGACTGTGCAAAGGCCATGGGCGCTGTTGTATCCAACAGAATGGATGTGCTGGAGTTTGAGGGTGTTGACCGCATCCCCATACTCTCGGTTCCCATAATATGCATCCCGACAACCGCCGGTACAGGTGCAGATGTATCCCAGTTTGCGATAATCATGGACACCCATAGAAGGGTTAAGATGGCCATCATAAGCAAGACAATGGTGCCTGACGCATCCCTAATAGACCCTGAAACCACCCTCACCATGGATAGGGAGCTAACAGCTGCAACAGGTATGGATGCCCTGGCACATGCCATTGAGGCATACGTATCCAATGCAAGCTTCCACCTGACCGACCTCAACGCCCTCGACTCAATAGGCATCATAAACCAGGCCCTCCCCCGGGCCGTGCTTGAACCAGATAACATGGATTACCGTGAGGATATGATGCTTGCAAGCCTCGAGGCAGGCCTTGCATTCTCCAACGCCAGCCTTGGACTTGTGCATGCCATGGCCCACAGCCTCGGTGGGATGCTGGACATACCCCATGGTGAGGCAAATGCCCTCCTCCTTGAATACGTTATTGAATTCAACTTCAAAGCCGCGAGGGAGAGGTATCTCAAGATCGCAGGGGCCATGGGACTCAGTGGTTCGGGGCTGGAGGAACTCAAGGAACACATAAGGGAATTTCGGGAGACCCTGGGAATGGATATGACACTTGGGGACCTTGGTGTTGATGAGGAGGACATACCCTCCCTTGCAGAGACCTCAATGAGGGATCCCTGCATAGTTACAAACCCGGTCCGGCCAGAAAAGACGGATGTTGAGGAGATATTCAGGAGGGCCCTCCATGGGGCTTGAGGGTGGTGAAATGTCTGATAGGGACTGGGAAACCCTCAGGGAGAAGATAATAGGGTTCGGTGAAAAATCCATAAGGAAGAGTTACTATCCCCGTCTTCAGGAATCACTCGCCGAACTCAGAAGGTTCAGGAAACTCCTTGACTGTACAGACGACGCCATATTCCTGGTTAAAACACCTGGAGGCGAACTTACAGACGCCAACCGCTCAGCCTGCACAAGACTGGGGTATTCAACCCGTGATATACCCGGGCACAGCATCTATGATCTTCTGCCTGAGGACATGCATTCCCGCTTCAAAGGGATCCTTGAGGGCAACGATGAGAGGATAACAATGGAGGGGCACCT is a window encoding:
- a CDS encoding HIT family protein; amino-acid sequence: MQVCEYCGVDGYYGREIAGTDKWIVYLAPSQRYLATCVVALRRKCRNLSEVTNDEWLDFAVVVRVLESAVGDLFGPDLFNWSCFKNSAFRSENPDPEVHWHFIPRYSRPVKFGGEVFRDPDFGHIPLPIESRAPDGVMDELELVMKRAVMERLGDVLGKD
- the ercA gene encoding alcohol dehydrogenase-like regulatory protein ErcA, which translates into the protein MGELRKFVTAEFVFGNGARFLAGRYASNLGARRVLLVTDHGIMKTGLVDDVTRSLSDGGLDYVIFNDVTPNPRDHEVMEGAEVFDAEECNMIVALGGGSPIDCAKAMGAVVSNRMDVLEFEGVDRIPILSVPIICIPTTAGTGADVSQFAIIMDTHRRVKMAIISKTMVPDASLIDPETTLTMDRELTAATGMDALAHAIEAYVSNASFHLTDLNALDSIGIINQALPRAVLEPDNMDYREDMMLASLEAGLAFSNASLGLVHAMAHSLGGMLDIPHGEANALLLEYVIEFNFKAARERYLKIAGAMGLSGSGLEELKEHIREFRETLGMDMTLGDLGVDEEDIPSLAETSMRDPCIVTNPVRPEKTDVEEIFRRALHGA